The following proteins are encoded in a genomic region of Phaeodactylum tricornutum CCAP 1055/1 chromosome 1, whole genome shotgun sequence:
- a CDS encoding predicted protein has protein sequence MVLTDRQRADLHAGIYEYLQSRGDAYQKVVEALAQADPECTIPHTTTTSNGSSAGLTKTPLLEKKWTAIPRLQKKVLELERQASHHAKIHAHRSAAGSGGGALEANDGAGGARRLLPRLPCQHTLQGHSSVVTCVRVHPVFTVVVSGSEDGSVKVWDHESGEYIRTLKGHTNTVNGLAFTPTGSHLASCSTDLSIKLWDFQTYACIKTLRGHDHTISSVVFLPFGGDLLTTTKCKRLLSASRDCTVKVWDLETGFCDQTIHDHNDWVRTLATRADGSVWASAGNDTVIYVYEQDRMKKAVELRGHEQVVESIAFLTQDTIPKNNAQRPSKHIETVRDYLVSGSRDRTVRLWKVSEASCLMVLKAHDNWVRSVLIHPNGNYILSSSDDKSIRVFDIKNERCLRTLENAHNHFVSSLDMHATLPILVSGSVDQTIRCWPLD, from the exons ATGGTCTTGACGGATCGACAACGAGCGGATCTACACGCTGGCATTTACGAGTATCTCCAATCCCGTGGTGACGCGTACCAAAAAGTAGTGGAGGCCTTGGCGCAAGCCGACCCCGAATGTACCATCCCGCACACCACTACTACCAGCAACGGCAGTAGTGCCGGCCTGACGAAGACACCGCTCCTGGAGAAAAAGTGGACCGCTATTCCGAGACTACAGAAAAAGGTCCTCGAGTTGGAGCGACAGGCATCGCACCACGCTAAAATACACGCCCATCGATCTGCCGCTGGTAGCGGCGGCGGGGCACTGGAGGCGAACGACGGTGCGGGAGGCGCACGTCGCCTACTACCACGATTACCCTGTCAACATACACTACAGGGGCACTCGTCTGTCGTGACCTGTGTGCGGGTACATCCCGTATTTACTGTTGTAGTGAGCGGGTCCGAAGATGGAAGCGTCAAG GTGTGGGATCACGAAAGTGGCGAATACATACGAACACTGAAAGGGCACACCAACACTGTCAATGGACTAGCATTTACCCCCACAGGATCACATTTGGCGTCGTGCTCCACAGATCTTTCAATTAAGCTTTGGGACTTTCAAACGTACGCGTGCATTAAAACGCTACGTGGCCACGATCACACCATTTCGTCCGTAGTCTTTCTACCCTT CGGTGGCGACTTGCTGACGACCACCAAATGCAAACGCTTGCTATCGGCCTCCCGTGATTGTACCGTCAAAGTGTGGGACTTGGAAACCGGTTtctgtgaccaaacaatTCACGATCACAACGATTGGGTCCGGACTCTGGCAACGCGGGCCGACGGCTCCGTTTGGGCCTCCGCCGGAAACGATACCGTTATTTACGTATACGAACAAGATCGTATGAAAAAGGCCGTAGAATTGCGCGGCCACGAGCAAGTGGTGGAGTCCATAGCCTTTTTGACGCAGGATACAATACCCAAGAACAACGCACAACGTCCCTCGAAGCACATAGAAACGGTCCGTGATTATTTGGTGTCGGGATCGCGGGATCGGACCGTGCGGTTGTGGAAAGTATCCGAGGCTTCCTGTTTGATGGTGCTAAAGGCACACGACAATTGGGTTCGCAGCGTCCTCATCCATCCCAACGGCAACTACATATTGTCATCTTCCGACGACAAATCCATTCGCGTGTTCGACATTAAGAATGAACGTTGTTTACGAACACTGGAAAATGCGCACAACCATTTTGTATCGAGTTTGGATATGCACGCTACATTGCCCATACTGGTATCTGGTAGCGTCGATCAAACAATTCGATGCTGGCCGCTGGATTAG
- a CDS encoding predicted protein, producing MRFPILTTIVIASLGWNHQACTKAEETNASEAETCGLYLAVSSTSTAEETNWGLYSGRDLAPRVSVGFPDVGINMINLRAHGVPTDAENDRNTLLSRTVDFLESFVWVPDPAGAKFEVQNGKIITAIAGAGVLGGFNVKLTNANWKHSAAYRRPRLEHENDVEKNHPGRGASTPFYNVMLESSTEISQGSEIFVDYGDNWEDEDKEHELTKDEYKKLDETVVKMVNFFEKHKEELDADSKQEIFQFLMQDVLSAAIGPDKAHKVGTLLPTVPDELPRVVEAGGSLAYSDPTIYRKLEWLDEHGRCMDNIKAGASNISYAGRGAMATRAIKQGSLVAPVPLIQVPDRAVFNMYNLQLSEDGETYIRTSDDIVGEQMIINYSFGHKDSSLVFVPAGAIVNLINHGDTPNAKMVWSTHPSHRKMWLNFKPETLLDDEQMYTGLLMEIVATRDIEPGEEILLDYGPEWKAAWDAHVESWKGRLAKGEISETRAPTAVDLNTKYSEQPYPSESEFAAPENVCLKASLSVEESDATGTLENPKTWATPDEFANLNPDTLVNMHVVESRKVEDEEDGDEPFRYVVKWANNNGELTFVKEVPHSAIAFVDMPGMSDAFTEGAFRHVIGIPDDIFPKAWRNRK from the coding sequence ATGCGCTTTCCTATTCTGACCACAATAGTCATTGCCTCGTTGGGTTGGAATCACCAAGCTTGCACCAAAGCGGAAGAGACCAACGCGAGCGAGGCGGAGACCTGTGGCTTGTATCTGGCAGTGTCGTCCACTTCTACCGCGGAAGAAACCAACTGGGGATTGTATTCGGGACGCGATCTCGCTCCCCGTGTATCCGTTGGTTTCCCGGATGTGGGGATCAATATGATCAATCTGCGAGCTCACGGCGTGCCGACGGATGCAGAGAACGACCGCAATACACTTCTATCCCGGACCGTCGACTTCTTGGAGAGCTTTGTGTGGGTTCCGGATCCGGCGGGTGCCAAGTTTGAAGTCCAGAACGGCAAGATCATTACAGCTATTGCTGGAGCCGGAGTTCTCGGTGGATTTAACGTCAAACTCACCAACGCCAACTGGAAACATTCCGCAGCCTATCGCCGTCCCCGTTTGGAGCACGAAAATGATGTGGAAAAGAATCATCCTGGTCGGGGTGCCAGTACCCCCTTTTACAACGTCATGCTCGAGTCTTCCACGGAAATTTCGCAAGGATCAGAAATTTTTGTGGATTATGGAGATAAttgggaagacgaagacaagGAGCACGAACTCACCAAGGACGAATACAAGAAACTCGACGAAACGGTCGTCAAAATGGTTAACTTTTTCGAAAAACACAAGGAAGAGTTGGACGCCGACTCGAAACAAGAAATATTCCAATTTTTGATGCAGGATGTCTTATCGGCAGCCATTGGACCCGACAAGGCGCATAAAGTAGGCACTTTGTTGCCTACCGTCCCTGACGAACTCCCCAGAGTAGTCGAGGCCGGTGGGTCGTTAGCCTATAGCGACCCCACCATTTACCGTAAACTGGAATGGCTCGATGAACACGGACGTTGCATGGATAATATCAAGGCGGGGGCATCCAACATCTCCTACGCGGGCCGTGGAGCTATGGCGACACGGGCCATAAAACAAGGCTCTCTCGTGGCACCCGTACCCTTAATTCAAGTTCCCGACCGAGCAGTCTTCAACATGTACAACCTGCAACTCTCTGAAGACGGCGAAACGTACATACGGACATCGGACGATATCGTTGGAGAACAAATGATTATCAATTACAGTTTCGGACACAAGGATTCAAGTTTGGTGTTTGTACCGGCTGGTGCCATTGTTAATCTTATCAACCATGGCGATACTCCCAATGCTAAAATGGTTTGGTCCACGCATCCCAGCCACCGAAAGATGTGGCTCAACTTCAAGCCGGAGACTCTGCTGGATGATGAACAAATGTATACTGGCTTATTGATGGAAATTGTTGCGACTCGCGACATTGAGCCGGGCGAAGAAATTTTGCTGGACTACGGACCAGAGTGGAAAGCGGCGTGGGACGCGCACGTGGAAAGTTGGAAAGGACGATTGGCCAAGGGTGAAATTTCCGAGACTCGTGCGCCGACGGCAGTCGATCTAAATACCAAGTACAGTGAGCAGCCCTATCCCAGTGAATCCGAGTTCGCCGCTCCCGAGAATGTTTGTCTCAAAGCGTCATTGTCAGTGGAAGAGTCCGATGCCACCGGAACATTGGAGAATCCCAAAACTTGGGCAACCCCAGACGAATTTGCAAATTTAAACCCAGACACATTGGTCAACATGCATGTGGTGGAAAGTAGAAAAGtggaggatgaagaagatggagaCGAGCCTTTTCGATACGTTGTCAAGTGGGCAAACAATAATGGCGAACTTACGTTCGTAAAGGAGGTTCCACACAGCGCCATTGCCTTTGTGGACATGCCCGGAATGAGTGACGCCTTTACTGAGGGCGCCTTCCGGCACGTAATCGGTATTCCGGACGATATCTTCCCCAAAGCTTGGCGCAACCGCAAATAG
- a CDS encoding predicted protein: MPERSSTPSRSTRVPTDATQPNAVDSTEPRENDVRSVARVTGDDEWNVTTALDTLAEPSRRALHKFFYPVRRNRPSSAATTPRDGLVRDEQQQQQPHDEFAARRHTTRQRMTTTDRLEQHEPSVLPAPTNRQPSSVSSVNATAAASAHPEGVNGTTHRANSNAASNPPTDSHNSGASAASSVASSVPNVQEQFNQHFSQQEDDDRLFVHHFWRTYDDIIILSLFTQIGMVFRLAMSTWLAIFDGVFSNDSALFVNLPLNCLACFFMGILCSGERLMEIIVTRFSPPRLQQALQAAHRHRVDSDDEADDHEHDLEAEDAVNSSTYENGSVDADGSIVASPDGASRGSATLRRRKRRRRRKRQKGVYFHSWEPPSTLNNDLRDVQLLALERRIRQSKCLVLFPVKQEDVDVMEHYFDDGYKRKPHSYDDDEEDCGENGGRDLNFDLALEVERNDPPGNESRRSDPLSPTLSVNMNPAALPVSPLSTKHESPRALPRNLPAGSFRTLDSVRRVDLHSGPLATPPSRKSRPAAAETEEDMAEVDLEAVPARTRAESSVANDNDDDDTTVRHSDEPQEQQQTDLNRIVHDVSANVTENISRLQRVNLADGWDVGTSPEDMSDDLMLGLRGGFCGALSSFSSWNSAMVSLLKNGNVGTAFVGYMLGIQLPIVAYRFGQHVAVYIFIWRARHEKRKDERRGYGIRVSLNEYSERGNTDDESLQTNPNDSSRETPSIRAVVTAIFIMGLVTQCTSMSFFNDPDNQQIALSLLFSPLGVLGRWRLSKYNTWSSNFPIGTFTANILACALSGGLGNLLAGEPGPAERIILVSFINGFAGSLSSLASFIVEILAGVDPVLFRFDGMIYAVLSIFWALVVGFIFSASVDWADVTESSDT, encoded by the coding sequence ATGCCGGAACGATCGTCAACCCCGTCTCGGTCCACCCGAGTCCCCACGGATGCCACCCAGCCGAACGCCGTTGATTCGACGGAACCTCGCGAGAATGACGTGCGCTCCGTGGCTCGTGTCACGGGTGACGACGAATGGAACGTCACGACTGCCTTGGATACGTTGGCGGAACCTTCTCGACGAGCCTTGCACAAGTTCTTTTACCCAGTCCGAAGGAATCGACCGTCGTCCGCCGCCACGACACCGCGGGATGGACTCGTGCGTgacgaacaacaacaacaacaaccacacGACGAGTTCGCGGCACGACGCCACACGACTCGGCAACGGATGACTACCACCGATCGATTGGAGCAACACGAGCCTTCCGTGTTGCCAGCACCAACGAATAGACAACCCTCGTCGGTATCGAGTGTCAACGCTACGGCTGCGGCTTCAGCTCATCCGGAAGGAGTGAACGGTACCACCCATCGTGCGAACTCTAACGCGGCCTCCAATCCTCCCACTGATTCCCATAACTCTGGCGCTTCCGCAGCTTCCTCCGTGGCTTCGTCCGTACCCAACGTACAAGAGCAGTTCAATCAGCACTTTTCGCAACAGGAAGATGACGATCGCTTGTTCGTACACCACTTTTGGAGAACCTATGACGATATTATTATTCTCTCGCTCTTTACACAGATCGGCATGGTTTTTCGGCTGGCCATGTCGACCTGGCTAGCTATATTCGACGGCGTCTTCTCCAACGATTCGGCCCTCTTTGTCAATCTCCCTCTAAATTGTCTGGCCTGCTTCTTCATGGGTATCCTCTGTAGCGGGGAACGTCTCATGGAAATCATCGTCACACGGTTCTCGCCACCCCGACTCCAGCAAGCCTTGCAAGCCGCCCATCGGCACCGTGTGgatagcgacgacgaagcggacgACCACGAGCACGATTTGGAAGCTGAGGATGCGGTCAACTCCTCAACCTACGAGAACGGGTCCGTCGATGCGGACGGCTCCATTGTGGCTTCGCCTGACGGGGCGAGCCGGGGATCCGCCACGCTACGACGACGCAAACGCCGTCGGCGACGCAAAAGGCAAAAAGGAGTGTACTTTCATTCCTGGGAACCGCCTTCTACGCTCAATAACGATTTGCGGGACGTTCAGCTACTCGCGTTGGAACGCCGGATTCGGCAATCCAAATGCCTGGTACTCTTTCCCGTCAAGCAGGAAGATGTAGACGTGATGGAGCACTACTTTGATGACGGGTATAAACGAAAGCCTCACAgttacgacgacgatgaagaagactGTGGGGAAAATGGTGGGCGCGACTTGAATTTCGATTTGGCCTTGGAGGTTGAGAGGAACGATCCACCGGGTAACGAATCGCGTCGTTCGGACCCGTTGAGCCCGACGCTTTCCGTCAATATGAACCCCGCCGCACTTCCCGTTTCACCCCTGTCAACGAAACACGAATCCCCCCGTGCTTTACCAAGAAATTTACCGGCTGGCTCATTTCGAACGCTGGACTCTGTAAGGAGGGTGGATTTGCACTCTGGTCCCCTAGCGACACCTCCCAGTCGAAAGTCACGACCGGCCGCAGCCGAGACAGAGGAAGACATGGCGGAGGTGGACCTGGAGGCCGTTCCCGCGAGGACACGAGCCGAAAGTTCTGTGGCAAatgacaatgacgatgatgacacCACGGTGCGGCACAGTGACGAGCCAcaagagcagcagcagaCGGATTTAAATCGAATTGTTCACGACGTATCGGCCAACGTGACGGAAAATATATCCCGTTTACAGCGTGTCAATCTAGCCGATGGTTGGGATGTTGGTACCAGTCCTGAAGATATGAGTGATGATCTGATGCTCGGTTTGCGGGGAGGCTTTTGCGGAGCTCTTTCCTCATTTTCGTCCTGGAACTCGGCAATGGTGAGCCTATTAAAGAACGGAAACGTGGGTACAGCCTTTGTTGGATACATGCTGGGCATTCAGCTGCCAATAGTGGCGTATCGGTTTGGCCAACACGTGGCGGTTTATATTTTCATTTGGCGAGCAAGGCATGAGAAACGGAAAGACGAACGTCGTGGTTACGGCATCCGTGTCTCGTTGAACGAGTATTCTGAACGAGGAAataccgacgacgaaagcTTGCAAACCAACCCTAACGACTCTAGTCGGGAAACTCCTTCGATTCGAGCAGTCGTGACGGCCATCTTTATCATGGGATTGGTAACGCAGTGCACGTCCATGTCCTTTTTCAACGATCCCGATAACCAACAGATTGCGCTGAGTCTCCTTTTCTCCCCCCTCGGAGTTTTGGGGCGCTGGCGATTGTCGAAATACAATACCTGGAGTTCGAACTTCCCTATCGGAACCTTCACTGCCAACATATTAGCTTGCGCCCTCAGTGGCGGTCTCGGAAATCTTCTGGCCGGTGAACCCGGCCCAGCCGAACGCATCATATTGGTCAGTTTCATCAACGGTTTCGCCGGTTCGCTTAGTTCTTTGGCGAGCTTCATTGTCGAGATTTTGGCGGGTGTGGATCCAGTACTCTTTCGATTTGACGGAATGATCTACGCGGTACTCTCCATCTTTTGGGCTTTGGTTGTCGGCTTCATCTTCTCGGCTTCGGTGGATTGGGCGGATGTGACGGAATCTAGCGACACTTAA
- a CDS encoding predicted protein, translating to MIGQFGCGARNCPPLVSVEFGNPERTRTENTEPSPRAAYGQIHPLSSTYLPTSPANRHFPPNRCVVSFHVRFGYIVLLVGKQRRVLRMTTPGGLPPQPIAAAAAAVATAPWPLFDLFLDVPHPAASAPAAPPLLVGSPATTPSLHEELHKNVPQMARFAFPEYEATTPPDPRVNVNKYDVYAMQPTAFQNFTFSLQLSDGTRMHGHVRRVLPSHAIATTRYDVGRRAERALILLTRATGADLLYSAILKYVCSDTDCPESICLYKTVPILCCYADSPVLLFLLRSTWYGRSIEAITSQQMALSKSLWPHDEPQKWFLDQLFRHQQYLAQMYSTKPLEERGKPLVANITGVEVGLSPLYTKVDTSRFIFPTCLLHRVSVSDPSASQSTSILPLIRCVGVVHALRIMAALLSERRIIMVSSSPTRLAFCSHSALGMLAQGLLHWQHLYIPVMPPHLWQYLAAPYPYLIGILSSTVSKLDRTDGLGEVLMIHLDSNQMETRGMDTATIASRLPDLFHSQDLVPKGGAASVSELLAQDLVEVLKSDKKVLHGESTLAQMGETAAKASKAVKKTFFKLRDKGRDLLAKRSNSGVEGDEGELTVLADGPAETNTLAADYIYTEGCHNEVSEEDVRIAFTTFFLCTFGDMRWYLSAAPGQPPKLDRNRFLQQKRSVGEGEGTPMWPLLQNFCQTQMLEEFSKARMEEVRTRQPVTPDAPLFTQCANYNRQHNVDFGLLNVRRVTRQVAQANPARMTAMLQTNARRMAMALTSNKSFEGDTSRAIAQLVEQCRESTSILFDVMSVVWLRIRDSKGMQWKHAFQALQILRNLLYHGPLAAIAEATDGLEKIRALKFYDHMRVQVTQEVRTAAGHVFELLVDRARLFNIRRACAERRRTLQSAGPKFVRDTRLRINSPFKAVHAALHPNAARGTIARIPSTPSPHSQLTQHGNHDVNEARPLSNPNEDLLGIFTDMDVSAQTPSTGLGTSPFDVSNSSTQAKVEVATPVANGSLAPISQGSPYAHQQGSAIQGQISMLPQQQKQPQQHQMAPTPTFARLPPGGAQLNHQYHAAAQSEIPVQQQGPPSTPPQHLQNQVAPLPQQHYSVQRMSPQTLSTNPQPPPGVSGYGVYGTDQPPQMQSNSGQCQVPGFAFTPQGYPPQDVGVHLQQPAQGRLAHQPPKKDLSGFDPFA from the exons ATGATTGGTCAGTTTGGGTGTGGAGCGCGAAACTGTCCCCCTCTTGTTTCCGTTGAGTTTGGGAACCCCGAGAG GACTCGCACGGAAAACACCGAACCCTCGCCCCGCGCCGCGTATGGACAG ATCCATCCCCTTTCgtctacctacctacctacctccCCTGCCAATCGCCACTTCCCACCAAATCGTTGCGTTGTCTCGTTCCACGTCCGATTTGGTTACATTGTTCTCCTTGTTGGGAAGCAGCGTCGGGTACTACGAATGACGACTCCCGGTGGACTACCCCCGCAACCGATagcagcggcggcggcggccgttGCCACGGCGCCCTGGCCCTTGTTCGATCTCTTTCTCGACGTCCCACACCCCGCCGCATCGGCCCCCGCCGCTCCGCCCTTGCTCGTCGGATCCCCCGCTACGACACCGTCGTTACACGAGGAACTACACAAGAATGTGCCACAAATGGCGCGTTTCGCCTTTCCCGAATACGAAGCAACGACACCGCCCGACCCGCGGGTGAACGTGAACAAGTACGACGTCTACGCGATGCAACCCACCGCCTTTCAAAACTTTACCTTTTCTCTACAGTTGAGCGACGGGACGCGGATGCATGGGCACGTGCGCCGTGTACTGCCATCCCACGCCATTGCGACGACCCGGTACGATGTGGGGCGTCGAGCGGAACGGGCGTTGATTCTTTTGACCCGCGCCACCGGCGCCGACTTGTTGTACTCGGCCATTCTCAAGTACGTGTGTTCGGACACCGACTGCCCGGAATCCATATGTTTGTACAAAACTGTACCAATTCTTTGCTGTTACGCGGACTCACCGGTTTTACTGTTTTTGTTACGCTCCACATGGTATGGCAGATCGATAGAGGCCATTACCTCCCAACAGATGGCTTTGTCCAAGAGCCTCTGGCCACACGACGAACCGCAAAAATGGTTCTTGGACCAGCTCTTTCGCCATCAACAATACTTGGCACAAATGTACTCCACCAAACCCTTGGAGGAACGGGGCAAACCACTTGTCGCGAACATTACCGGTGTCGAAGTCGGTCTGTCGCCTCTCTATACCAAAGTTGACACGTCTCGCTTTATTTTTCCCACCTGTCTCCTGCACCGCGTTTCCGTCTCGGATCCTTCCGCTTCGCAATCCACGTCGATTCTACCCCTCATTCGGTGCGTTGGTGTGGTCCACGCCTTGCGGATTATGGCCGCCCTCCTGTCGGAGCGACGCATCATCATGGTCAGTAGCAGTCCCACCCGACTGGCGTTCTGTAGTCATTCCGCCCTCGGTATGCTAGCCCAAGGATTACTCCACTGGCAACACTTGTACATCCCCGTCATGCCCCCACACTTGTGGCAGTACTTGGCGGCCCCGTACCCGTACCTAATTGGCATTTTGTCGTCCACGGTATCTAAACTGGATCGAACCGACGGGCTCGGAGAAGTGCTCATGATCCATTTGGATTCCAATCAAATGGAAACACGTGGGATGGATACAGCCACCATTGCCTCGCGTCTGCCTGAtctctttcacagtcaagacctTGTACCAAAAGGCGGTGCTGCCTCGGTCTCGGAGCTGCTCGCCCAAGACTTGGTGGAAGTACTCAAAAGCGATAAAAAAGTCCTTCACGGCGAATCCACTTTGGCGCAAATGGGTGAGACCGCGGCCAAGGCAAGCAAGGCCGTCAAGAAAACCTTCTTCAAATTGCGCGATAAAGGACGCGACCTCTTAGCCAAACGATCGAACAGCGGAGTGGAAGGCGATGAAGGGGAGCTGACCGTGTTGGCGGATGGGCCGGCAGAGACCAACACGTTGGCGGCCGACTACATTTACACGGAAGGTTGCCACAATGAAGTTAGTGAAGAAGACGTGCGCATTGCGTTTACGACGTTTTTTCTGTGCACTTTTGGAGACATGCGCTGGTATCTTTCGGCGGCCCCGGGACAACCTCCCAAGCTGGATCGGAACCGATTTTTGCAACAGAAACGATCGGTCGGTGAAGGAGAAGGTACTCCCATGTGGCCTTTGCTGCAAAACTTTTGTCAAACTCAAATGCTTGAAGAATTCTCCAAAGCTCGAATGGAAGAGGTTCGGACCCGCCAGCCTGTCACACCCGATGCGCCCTTGTTTACGCAGTGTGCCAATTACAATCGGCAGCACAATGTGGATTTTGGGCTGTTGAATGTTCGTCGCGTAACGCGTCAAGTCGCTCAAGCCAATCCGGCTCGAATGACCGCCATGCTACAAACGAACGCGCGGCGAATGGCCATGGCGTTGACTTCTAACAAATCGTTTGAAGGCGATACTTCTCGTGCCATCGCGCAACTTGTGGAACAGTGTCGCGAAAGCACTTCTATTCTTTTTGACGTCATGTCAGTCGTTTGGTTACGAATTCGCGATTCCAAGGGGATGCAGTGGAAACATGCCTTTCAAGCATTGCAAATTTTGAGAAATCTATTGTATCATGGACCGTTGGCGGCTATTGCCGAAGCGACGGACGGTTTGGAGAAAATTCGGGCACTCAAGTTTTACGATCACATGCGGGTGCAAGTGACCCAAGAAGTTCGAACTGCCGCTGGGCATGTGTTCGAACTCCTGGTGGACCGTGCTCGGCTTTTCAACATTCGTCGAGCCTGTGCAGAGCGACGCCGCACTCTCCAAAGTGCGGGTCCAAAG TTCGTCCGCGATACGCGTCTAAGAATCAACTCGCCGTTTAAGGCTGTCCATGCGGCATTACACCCGAACGCAGCTCGTGGCACTATTGCTCGTATTCCATCGACTCCCAGTCCTCACTCACAGCTTACGCAGCATGGCAATCACGACGTCAATGAAGCTCGTCCGTTGTCAAATCCGAATGAAGATCTTCTAGGCATCTTTACGGATATGGATGTGTCCGCCCAAACTCCATCAACAGGATTGGGGACTAGTCCGTTCGATGTATCCAATAGCAGTACACAAGCAAAGGTCGAGGTTGCCACTCCAGTTGCGAACGGCTCGCTAGCTCCAATATCGCAGGGGTCGCCATATGCCCACCAACAAGGATCAGCCATTCAAGGTCAAATTTCAATGCTGCcccagcaacaaaagcaacctcaacaacaccaaatgGCGCCTACACCAACATTCGCGAGACTTCCGCCCGGTGGAGCTCAGTTGAACCATCAATATCACGCTGCTGCGCAGTCAGAAATTCCTGTCCAGCAACAAGGCCCTCCCTCTACTCCTCCGCAACACTTACAAAATCAAGTTGCACCGCTGCCACAACAGCATTACTCCGTACAGCGAATGTCCCCGCAGACCCTATCCACCAATCCGCAACCGCCCCCAGGGGTATCTGGCTATGGGGTGTATGGAACAGACCAGCCGCCACAAATGCAATCAAACTCGGGACAGTGCCAAGTACCCGGTTTCGCTTTTACTCCGCAAGGGTACCCGCCTCAGGACGTGGGTGTGCATTTGCAGCAACCTGCACAGGGTAGGCTCGCCCATCAGCCTCCCAAAAAGGACCTCAGCGGATTCGATCCTTTTGCGTAG